A genomic segment from Erythrolamprus reginae isolate rEryReg1 unplaced genomic scaffold, rEryReg1.hap1 scaffold_171, whole genome shotgun sequence encodes:
- the LOC139155971 gene encoding uncharacterized protein: MPRQPPRSSPPAPANTCQPPTPANTRQTPPRQTPSRQPPPRQTPRARSCAPSPPAPAPRASSPSRQTSALDPSAEAPPCQPPRASPSRARPLRQATPRASPPAQAMPRQPPPRQPPRASQHMPAPHASQRAPDTPAPDTPRQVRRAKPPRASPSRQTSALDPSAEAPPCQPPRASPSRASPPAPANTRQPPAPANTRQTPRARHPCARPPASSPPPDPRARHHVPDTTRQPPPAPDHPPCQTPLHQTPARQTPPRQRPPAPDPPRALPPAPCVSPAAPDIPCATHPCVSDPRARPLRQATPRQPPAPTPPRKPPRPLPRQPPRSSQHAPAPRASQHAPDTPRQTPPRQTPRELPTARPPCQTPRARHHAPATPRARPPPMPDTPAPDPRVPDTPRPPLPTLRASPPRQSPPRQPPPCQTPRAKPPRASSPSHQTPAVDPSALDHPTQGPPRPPAFSVRLKGALAKFGKATTPESTFPHKTAGLCKPFIPGVGAGKLKTRHRNTEIKAQKK; encoded by the exons AtgccgcgccagcccccccgctccagcccccccgcgccagccaacACGTGCCAGCCCCCCACGCCAGCCAacacgcgccagacacccccgcgccagacaccctcGCGCCAGcctcccccgcgccagacaccccgcgccagGTCCTGCGCGCcaagcccccccgcgccagccccccgcgcCAGCAGCCCCTCGCGCCAGACCTCCGCGCTTGACCCCTCTGCGGAAGCCCCCCCGTGCCAGCCCCCCCGTGCCAGCCCCTCCCGCGCCAGACCCCTGCGCCAAGCCACCCCCCGCGCAAGCCCCCCCGCGCAAGCCAtgccgcgccagccccccccgcgccagcccccccgcgccagccaacACATGCCAGCCCCCCACGCCAGCCAacgcgcgccagacacccccgcgccagacaccccgcgccagGTCCGGCGCGCcaagcccccccgcgccagcccctcgCGCCAGACCTCCGCGCTTGACCCCTCCGCGGAAGCCCCCCCGTGCCAGCCCCCCCGTGCCAGCCCctcccgcgccagcccccccgctcCAGCCAACACGCGccagccccccgcgccagccaACACGCGCCAGACACCACGCGCCAGACACCCCTGCGCCAGACCCCCCGCGAGCTCCCCACCGCCAGACCCCCGTGCCAGACACCACGTGCCAGACACCACGCGCCagccaccccccgcgccagaccacCCCCCATGCCAGACACCCCTGCACCAGACCCccgcgcgccagacacccccgcgccagagaccccccgcgccagaccccCCACGAGCCCTCCCACCAGCCCCTTGCGTCAGTCCTGCCGCGCCAGACATCCCCTGCGCCACCCACCCCTGCGTGAGCGACCCCCGCGCCAGACCCCTGCGCCAAGCCACCCCCCGCCAGCCCCCCGCGCCAACCCCCCCGCGCAAGCCCCCCCGC CCCctcccgcgccagcccccccgctcCAGCCAACACGCGccagccccccgcgccagccaacacgcgccagacaccccgcgccagacacccccgcgccagaccccCCGCGAGCTCCCCACCGCCAGACCCCCGTGCCAGACACCACGTGCCAGACACCACGCGCCagccaccccccgcgccagaccacCCCCCATGCCAGACACCCCTGCACCAGACCCCCGCGTGCCAGACACCCCACGACCCCCCCTGCCAACCCTGCGCGCCAGCCCCCCACGCCAGTCACCCCCGCGCCAGCCTCCTCCGTGCCAGACACCCCGCGCcaagcccccccgcgccagcaGCCCCTCGCACCAGACCCCCGCGGTTGACCCCTCCGCGCTAGACCACCCCACGCAAGGCCCTCCCAGGCCCCCCGCTTTTTCTGTCCGTTTGAAAGGAGCGCTTGCGAAGTTTGGAAAGGCCACGACCCCTGAATCCACATTTCCCCACAAAACAGCTGGTCTCTGCAAACCTTTCATTCCTGGGGTTGGGGCTGGGAAACTAAAGACACGTCATAGAAACACCGAGATAAAGGCCCAAAAAAAAG